The Vidua macroura isolate BioBank_ID:100142 chromosome 4, ASM2450914v1, whole genome shotgun sequence genome window below encodes:
- the SPINK2 gene encoding serine protease inhibitor Kazal-type 2: MARPLALLLLLPVLLAGLLSCPGAMASYPPNCAQYGKYMCPRDYHPVCGTDGETYGNECVLCLANREDHTHIEILREGHC; encoded by the exons ATGGCGCGGCCGCTGgcgctcctgctgctgctgcccgtcCTCCTCGCCG GGCTCCTCTCGTGTCCCGGAGCCATGGCCAGCTACCCG CCCAACTGCGCCCAGTATGGGAAGTATATGTGTCCAAGGGACTACCATCCAGTTTGTGGCACTGATGGGGAGACCTATGGAAACGAGTGTGTGCTCTGCCTTGCTAACAG GGAAGATCATACACATATAGAAATTCTCCGAGAGGGACATTGCTGA